The Gossypium arboreum isolate Shixiya-1 chromosome 4, ASM2569848v2, whole genome shotgun sequence DNA segment ATGCTTGTACTTCCCAGCAGATGATTGGTTTTTGTTGCGATGCCTAACTTGGTCTTTAGGATTTCTAGGAAAAAGTAGGTTGTTGCTGGGATGCTGGTTCTATTCCATTTAGGATTTTGTAAATACTTGAATTTGCTAAAGTTCAGCACTAAGTTTATGGCCACGAGTTAATGATTTACATTGTCATTTGTcaataaaagtaccatggaggccctTGTACTAAGAGCCGGACTGCATTTTGCTCCCTCTACTAAAAATTGGGCAAAATAGTCTTTGTATGTTAGATCAAAAGCGCAAATTGATTCTTTTGTTAAAAATTCcattcatttctactattaaaaactggTCCTTGTGTGCCAGCATGAGGTATACGTGGCTGTTTGGTTATTCTGTCAACTACATGTGTTTTTAATGGTAGAAACTGATGAAACTTTTAACAGAAAGGACCAATTTCCCCTGTTTAAATTGTATTCCATGTAGGTTAGTTGCATTACTGTCTACAGTTCTATTAAGAACTTTGGAAATGAACATCCTCTATAATCTAACTTACGGGgattaatttgcccattttttgagtaaaggGGACAAAATGCAATGACTCTTAGTATAGGGGACTTCATGGTACTTTTATGTCATTTGTCTAATTTTTAACACAAATGATAACCTTTAGACTTTCTCTAACTTACTATCTGGTTCTCTTTTGTACTCATTATTTTAGTTTATCTACTGTGTGTAATTTGGTTGGTCCGCAATTGAAACATCTCCTGAAGACATGAAAATTGATTTGTAATTTGCTAGttgatttttattatatttcaGTTATGGCCTTAAGTGATCCAAGCTTATAATTAGTTTTGGAATCCTTTATGACATATCTGTGAATGTAACTGCAGTCTCAAAGCAAGCAGGTTGAGGAGGTTACCTGCATATTGTGGATTTAATCTAACTTCCAATTAGTTGTTCCTTCAGGCTCAGTAGAGGTACCATGCAAACTTTGGTCTGTTACAATATCTTAgattaactttttcattttaatattccTATCTACTGGTTAAGTAGCATTTGTCCTTATTATTTAATGTTATTGCTGAGATGTgtttttaattctatttaattataGTGAAAACATTAAAAAACTGAATCGAGAACGAATGGACCTTTCTGTATCTTCTATTTATAGTTTATCTAATGATCCAATTATGGTTTTAGTCCCTCTTCTATGCTGAAAATTGTGATTTAACCTTCTAGATTGGTATAATTTGGTCTCTTCACTTTTATAATGTTTTTAGTAGGTCCAAATTAATAACACCGGTAGTTGCTGTTATTCAAGTAATGATGTgatttttttactattatttgttCACAGTCAAGGCTATGTGGAAATTCAGTAAATCATGTTCAAGCATTGATAAATTTACACGTTGGTTGAATATTTAAGGTTTTTTCAACATATGTCAAATTATGTCAAATCATGTTCACGCATTGATAAACTAACGGTGTTATTAATTTGGACCTACAGAaaccaaattatgtcaaattaaagttattaaaacaaaatttcaacatagtAGATAGACTAAGCCCATGATTAGATTATCTAACCTTAGGGAATAGTCAGGATAAGGTTGTCTATATAGTTAGAATGGATGTGACCATTGTAATTCTTAAGAGTTCCATTTAGCTGTATGTGTCACTTGGGTTACCTTGGATTGCAATACTTAGTATTTTAGACTTAGAATGCATATAGTTCCAATTGATCTGCATGACAGTTTTTAGCATGGAGTTGAAAATGCCAAATTATTGCGTAGATAGGAAATTTTATAGGGAACCCATGTTTTGTAGATGCATGTGTTCATACATTCCACTTAAAATGTTTTGAGATTTTGTTAGTAGTTTCTTTGTCTAGTTATGTTCCCAGTCTCTGTACTCTTTTTACATTAAACATTTAGTTAACTTTAATCCTAGGATTTTAGTCCCTCTATGTCTAAGAACTTACATTAAATTAGATTATGTGGTAATTTTAGAATAAAAGACTTCGCTCCCTTGACAAATATGACATTGTGGAAGACTAAATAAGTACATAAAAATGTAGAATATGGGGTTAAGGTTTTTGATTAGGGTGAGTATTTGGTATATTGGCAGTTTATTTTTTTCAAGCTTTAAAAAATTGACGTGTCCCTTTtttctttaatatatattttttaataatttattatacttCTATAGGATGCTTGTCAACCCTTGATCTTGCTTGTAGAGTTTAAAAACTCCAGTTGCAGTGTACCAAATATTTTCTCTAGGTTTTTCATCACTATAGTGGAAGTTGATactttttaaatgaatttaaattAGTTGTGTAACAATtgaactttaattattaaatcaaatgAGTATATGTGATGAGTACAGGGACGGGAAGCATAGTTAGATTTTTCCCCTGTTTAAATTGTATTCCATGTAGGTTAGTTGCATTACTGTCTACAGTTCTATTAAGAACTTTGGAAATGAACATCATCAATTACCATTTAGCAGAAAAAAACTTGCAGAAGCTGCAATGGCAAACATATGACCACAACTCCAAAAGCTGCCATATTTGAGATTAAGTCGAATCGTGTTCAGTCTTTTAATGCATTTGTTAGAAATTGTTCAGTCTTCCATGTGTTGTATTGTTCGAAGACGACCTTCTTGGGTATTGTTTTTGGTCGGGATTGGCTTAGAGAGCTTTGTGGGAGACGAAACTTGGATTGTGGGCAGTAGTTGTGTGATATGTTTTTCAACTTTTGGTGGAGTCGAAACGCATCAACATCGAAGGTGAATTTCGTGATGTAATGTTTTTAGGTTACATCATACTTCCCGAGCAATGACTTCAATTTAAAGTTTGTTTGCTTTCGGAAGTTACTATAGTTGGAATCTGATTATCGGTCAAAACTTCCTATGCAACACAAACGTACGTTGAATAGTATTAATGaccaaaatgattttatttaaactaaagatttttatatgaaattaaaaaaaaaaaacttttagtgAGATTTAAACCCAAAGTATTATTTAGCTTTAATGTCaactttaaataaatatattatataaatgttTTTACTTACAAatcaattttattaaattgtatgaaatcaactttttttttgaaaacttaagTACCTAAGTCGATTTAATGGTACTACTGTCAATGCCAACtagttaaaatttaataataatttgaatttaataaattttcaaaattatctTTGAAAGCAAATCTAAATTGTCAATGAAGCCAACACAGAATTTGACGTTACGATAACAGAAGGACTTGATAAGTTGGATAATCTCGAGGATTCAATAAAATCATTTTGAAGTTTAAATAGTAACTTAAAATTTGAACCGTAGCGGTCGTTTGATATGATCAAACCCAAATTTTTAGCAATAATCATATGGATCATGTACCATCAGGTTAACGAATTTAACGACATATCAGTTTTTAATATTTGCGCACATCACTACGTGGACAAAAATTAGGAAAAGTTTGATAGGCTTAAATACTAAATTGGAGTAAAAAAATATTCAGAGATCAAATTGAGAAAAGTAGCAAGTTTTGGGAGTATATGTTGACAATGAATGAGTTGTTAGAATTATGTTCTTTTGAGTCAACTGAAGATCTCAACAGAATCCTTTTTCTGTGCCAGAAATTGAGAAGCACAATTGCAATAGGGACGTAATGTTTGAGAAAACTTAGCAAGCTACCTAGAGATAATAATAGTATTAATGGACCAGATCTGATCAAAACTCTGGTAATTAAAGCACCGACATTAGTGAAAAATTTTATTCCTTTAAACCATCATAATATTCCCAGTCTATGATGCTGTATGATGTTTTTAAATCGAAAACGAATTTGGCTAAAGTTTTAGACGACAGAGGCTAGAAGAGGAAATAGTTCCGATACGTGGGAACCATAGTTGCAGCGTCACAGGCGAGAACCTCACCGTTGGCTTTCATGATACACATTTGACGATGATTGTAACATTCCTTTTCTATAATGCCATATGACGTTTAAaaacaaaaaagtaaaaatacaCGGTGAAAGTTTTAGAGCGTTACCGACTGAGACTAGAAGAGGAAATAGTTCTGAGACAAGGGAACTGTTGTTGCGGCATCACAGGTGAGAACCTCGCCATCGGCTTTCACGATATACGTTTCGGGATCTACTTCGATATTTGGGAGAGCATTGTTGAGCTTCATGTCGAGCTTGGTTAGATTTCGGGTATTACCAACAGCTTCTACTCTCTTCTGCAGTCCATATGACTCTTTGATTCCGCGATCTAAAGCAGCCTGTTTGCAAAGGGTTGATGTAAAATTCTACTTATTCATCATGTATGGCTGAAACCGGAAAACCCAAAAACTAATTCTGACTGTAATGTTTGGTCTGATTTTGATTCGGATTTTATTGAATTTGATTTGGTTTTAGTAGGATAATAATTCAACATATTCGGTTGGGTTTCCTCAACAGAATTAAGTTCTACTTTTTATAGTATAAAAGTACACATTTTAATTCTAAATTAATGAAAGAAACTTGAAAAAAATGTTACTATAAATAACAATTTTAGAAGTTTTAAAACTAATGAACTGAACTGGTACGAACGAATAGACTACATTTTGGGCTAGTTCGGTTATCTACGGCATTTGGTTTAAATAAAAATCAGTTAGGTCATCTATGACATTTGGTTCGGTTTATAAAATCAcattaatcatatatatatatatattaaactgaACCGAACCATTAACAATCCTAGATACGTGTGTCTGTGTATATATACATAGAGAGAGACAGAGAGAGAGAGTCGTGCCTTGCTGACGAATGCAATGGAGTTAGCACTTGCAGCCTTGCCGAATGCTCCAAACATTGGCCTTGACAACACCTGTTACAACCGATATGGATATAttcaaattaaagaaaaaaaaaagttcatgaaatttaatagttatatttccTACTCATGTCCAGATATGAGTTGAAAACAAACGTTAGATGCAAATACtacaaagggaaaaaaaaaaaaggaatcgtAGAATATAAAATGTTACCGGTTCAGGTGTCGGAATGCTTGCATTAGCATCTCCCATATTAGCCCAAGTAACTTCACCACCTTTGATCACCATTTCAGGTTTTGCCCCAAAAAAGCTTGGCTTCCATAAAACAAGATCAGCCAACTTTCCCACCTGAAGAAGTTATTCGCATATTATTGACGTAAGTGAAATTAAGGGATCAGAAATCTTGAGCCAATGGATTTTGAACCGATTTGCTTCAAATGAGGAGGCTCGGAACGGTTATGAATGCAATCGACATCCAtgtaaggaaaataaaaagttgaagCAACATAATAAATAAAGTACCTCAACCGAACCGACAAATTCTGCAATCCCGTTAGCAATGGCTGCATTTATGGTGTATTTTGCTATATAACGTTTGATTCTTAGATTGTCGTTGTCTGAGTCTGCAGGACCAAGTGGTCCCCTTTGTGATTTCATCTTGTGAGCGGTCTGCCAAGTTCTGCATATCACCTGGaaagaaattcgaacttatttcagcTTTATACCACATGCAGAATGAGAAATGCAtgcaatatatatatgtatttaaccCTCCAAAAACCTTCTAAATACACGGAAAAAAACATAAAAGCAATTGAATATACTAATGTAGGACCAATGCCCGTATTTGACACTTATACTTAACATAGTAGAATATTAATGCTCACCCGATAGGTACTTCATAAAAAATAAAGAGTTGGAGGAACATAGGTCGAGTCAAAGAAGACATGTCTCTTGTTTCTAACAATGTTGAAAGAACCGAACAAGATTGTTTATTGGTTTGAACCGGTTTAAAGCTGGTTTGACCAACCAATCTAGTCCGAATTTTCCATCCAAGGTTTCCACCTTTGATAGTCCTTTAATTATACAAAAGTTCAGAACAAAACCTCGCCAATGCGACCCATCGCCTGTGAATCTGAAGATATAATGCTGATTGCCCCCGTGTCGTGCAATATGTCTTCGGCAGCAATGGTTTCCGCCCTAATCCTTGATTCTGCAAATGCTACATCTTCAGGAATATCCTTGCTGAGGTGATGGCAAACCATCTGCTAAGATAGAAATGCATGAGAATGGAAAAAATTGAGCATACCCGCATCGGATACATACTCGTATCCGACACTCACCCCCCAAGTTCAAGCAATAGAGCTGTCATCCTTTTCATACCAGCATGTCAAGATGTTCATCTATAGTATTGGAAGTATAAGGGCGAGTCGGGTTTGTTGAGGAAGGGAGGACATTTTTAACGCCGCATACTTTGATGATATCTGGAGCATGACCACCACCGGCACCTTCACTGCAAAAAATGACATCGATCATGAACATCAATGAACTAAAACCGGACCGGTTAACCAGAAAATTAAGAAACAAACAGAACTCTAACTTGTTCTGAAACAACAGAATGATATTCATACACATTGAACTCGTGAaagtaaaaaattttaagatttgcTTCCACAAAGCATCCAAATAGCCTTTAGTGAACTTAGTAACCCACAAATATGTCATATATCCAATTTCTTCTAACAAGTCAAGCTGCTTTTtatttatgtgtgtgtgtgtgtcaagGTTTTCAGAACCGGACCGGTGGTCATACTGGTCAGGCTACCGGTTCACTGGTCCAACTGATTCGACCAgtctaattaaataaatcattaaaaaaatcataaaaattttaaaaatccggTTCAACCGGTTCAATGCCCTTCTCCAAACCGGTACCCCAAACAGTTCCTAGTCCAACTGGTCCGACTGGCCAACCCGGTTCAAACAACCTTGGTGTGCATGCAGTGGGGTTGGGGCAATGATTTAAAAACTGAATTGGATTGGCCAGTTCAACCAAGAGCTAGTAGCTCCGGCAGTTCAAGCATAATTATGTAACCAAAAACCAGTGAAATTGAGAATCAAAAACCGGTTAACCAAGTAAAAACTCGGATGGACTGAAATTTGTTAACCAGAAATCAGAAGTTTTACTAGTTTGATCTCCATTCCagatttttatttattcattaattgGGGAATGGGAGACATGAGTTCATACCTGTGATAAGTGTGAATAGTTCTTCCTTTAAATGCATTAATTGTTTGTTCCACAAATCCAGATTCATTCAAGGTGTCAGTATGAATATTAACCTGCCAAAGTCAATCGATATAAATGATGAGTTTGTGGTTTAAAATGTAACTAAAAGAAAACGAAAAATCTCGGAAATAATTGGCAATTTTGTTTATCTGACTTGGATATCATAAAGTTCTGCAACAGCCAAACAACTGTCTATTGCAGCAGGTGTAGTTCCCCAATCCTCATGCAGTTTCAGTCCCATTGCTCCGGCTTTGATTATTTCATGTATTTCTTCGGGTTTAGAACCATTTCCCTACATAAGATAAATGAAGAATCCGCAAAAATAGAAAACAAGTCATTATGGCTAAGCTGAAAAACCAATAAAAGCTTATTCAAACCATAGTTTTCGATTCGGTTCTGGTTCAGCTAGTAATTGAGTAATTTAAGCTTACCTTCCCTGTGAAGCCAAAATTTAGAGGGAAGTCATCAGTGGACTGCAGCATCATTTTCATTTGCGACGGAGCTGGCGTACAAGTAGTTGCACGTGTTCCTTCAGCTGGTCCAGTCCCTCCTCCAATTAATGTTGTGATGCCTACACAAATTTGGAAGAGTTCAGTGTATaacttattaaatatttaataaagatGTACGATTCGATGTTGTCCTAATCCATGTCCAATGCTTAGCCCCGATACATATTCAGACATTGATATGAGGTATGATGCTCGACATATAAAgaaaaaatctagaaaaaaaaGGTACTCGTATCGAACACGTACCCGTATCTAACACTCACCAAAACAACAGTAACATGGACTTTATCCCTTTTTTAACTCTCTTGCTCTAACCGAAAACAAGCACATAATGTACTGTTCATGTATGTTCCTGTTTTGGTAACATTTTTAGCTAATGTATGCCTGAAAATGTAGCTTACCACTTGATATAGCTTCATGAACCAACTGAGGACATATGAAATGCACATGACAGTCGATAGCCCCTGCAGTTACGATCAATCCTTCTCCGGCAATAACCTCGGTGTTAATCTGCAAGTTGATGGTATCAGTCATTAGTACAGCAGATAATTATACTCGGACACTGACTTGATACGAGAAAACTTACACCGATGATCATGTTCTCAGATACACCATCCATGGTATCTGGGTTGCCTGCTTTCCCGAGTTCAACAATACAGCCATTTTTAACACCAATATCTGCCTTAAATATACCAGTGTAGTCGATGATTACAGCATTTGTTATAACAATGTCTAAAGATTTATCTGGTAGATGCCCACAAGATTGTCCCATGCCATCTCTTATAACTTTTCCGCCACCAAATACGCATTCATCACCATATATGGCAAAATCCCATTCTATTTCGGCATACAAATTTGTGTCACCAAGCCGGATTTTGTCACCGGTAGTAGGGCCATACATGTTAGCATATGCCTCAGGAGAAACTGTTGTGGTAAAATCAGAATCTTCTCCAGTCAAGCCTTCGCTGCAAAATGAGCTGTGGCGTTAAATTTTCCatattttaaatggattgaaataaAACAGACAACACTAAGTTTCTAGCTGAAGTTGTAAACCTAGCATCTGCATCTTCCGTATTCCCATAACCTTCAATCCTTATGGTTTCCATCACCGTTTCGATATTGTTGTAGTCAACAGGGCCATCAACAATTCCGTTTCCTCCTCTGATCACTTTGTTACCACCAATGCTAACTAGCACAACTGGTTTACTTTCTCCGGGCTGGAAAAGGTAAACATGTTTCAGTCAAAGAATAGAGTTGGATTAGATCAAATTTTATCTTGAAACCACGAAATATGTTATTCTGActcttcattttccttttttaagTACTCTTGTCCAATACATATCTAGACAGGGGAATGGAGATATGACCTTCCAAAAATCctcaaaatacataaaaaaaaattgaatatacCAATATTAGACAAATAACCCATGAATATACCAAAGGAAAATTTAATTCAACTCACTTTTATGGATGAACTTTTATCATAACTCTATACCTGCCAATGTAATAATAACACTAGGAATGGCCCCCATAGATCAATAGAATAATCGGTTTTCATAAAGAACAAAATTATCATTATAGATTCTGAGGCTTCCTCCAAAATCAGTGTCTACCGGTTCAGTTTTATACTATGTTACTTGGAGTTAGATGTGAGTATGTGTCTCATACGAGTATATTGAATTTCTTTTTCcaagattttaatatttttggaggGTCTTTGTACGATTATATCTTATACCTGTATCTGAATATACGTTGGACATGAATGCCAAACATAAAACCACTTCATAAAGATAAGTTGAAGAGCCGAACCAACATAAGTTTCATTAACTACCAATATCATGAAAAACATCAAAACCATGTTTTTATGTCATTGATTCCTATCATTTCTTGCAAATCCAGGGGCAAATTTCCtaataaatgaaaataagaaCCACTCTTGTAAAAAACAAAGCGAGAGtgccacttttttttttttaatagaaagGGACTAATCTATACCAATGCTGTTTTGACTTTTCATTTTACTTAATCTATTAGTATCAAACACCTGTATCCAACACATATTTAGACATGGTAATGAGTAGGATTctcc contains these protein-coding regions:
- the LOC108460136 gene encoding urease isoform X3; translation: MKLTPKEVEKLGLHNAGYLAQKRLARGLRLNYTEAVALIATQILEFVRDGNWSVAELMDIGQRLLGRRQVLPAVPHLLDSVQVGSHYHFIEVNPYLVFDRRRAYGMRLNIRAGTATRFEPGESKPVVLVSIGGNKVIRGGNGIVDGPVDYNNIETVMETIRIEGYGNTEDADASEGLTGEDSDFTTTVSPEAYANMYGPTTGDKIRLGDTNLYAEIEWDFAIYGDECVFGGGKVIRDGMGQSCGHLPDKSLDIVITNAVIIDYTGIFKADIGVKNGCIVELGKAGNPDTMDGVSENMIIGINTEVIAGEGLIVTAGAIDCHVHFICPQLVHEAISSGITTLIGGGTGPAEGTRATTCTPAPSQMKMMLQSTDDFPLNFGFTGKGNGSKPEEIHEIIKAGAMGLKLHEDWGTTPAAIDSCLAVAELYDIQVNIHTDTLNESGFVEQTINAFKGRTIHTYHSEGAGGGHAPDIIKVCGVKNVLPSSTNPTRPYTSNTIDEHLDMLMVCHHLSKDIPEDVAFAESRIRAETIAAEDILHDTGAISIISSDSQAMGRIGEVICRTWQTAHKMKSQRGPLGPADSDNDNLRIKRYIAKYTINAAIANGIAEFVGSVEVGKLADLVLWKPSFFGAKPEMVIKGGEVTWANMGDANASIPTPEPVLSRPMFGAFGKAASANSIAFVSKAALDRGIKESYGLQKRVEAVGNTRNLTKLDMKLNNALPNIEVDPETYIVKADGEVLTCDAATTVPLSQNYFLF
- the LOC108460136 gene encoding urease isoform X1, giving the protein MKLTPKEVEKLGLHNAGYLAQKRLARGLRLNYTEAVALIATQILEFVRDGNWSVAELMDIGQRLLGRRQVLPAVPHLLDSVQVEGTFPDGTKLITVHNVVNSENGDLHLALYGSFLPVPSPDKFLEMEDKMVPGDLIFKDGIISLNLGRKAVRLNVTNRGDRPVQVGSHYHFIEVNPYLVFDRRRAYGMRLNIRAGTATRFEPGESKPVVLVSIGGNKVIRGGNGIVDGPVDYNNIETVMETIRIEGYGNTEDADASEGLTGEDSDFTTTVSPEAYANMYGPTTGDKIRLGDTNLYAEIEWDFAIYGDECVFGGGKVIRDGMGQSCGHLPDKSLDIVITNAVIIDYTGIFKADIGVKNGCIVELGKAGNPDTMDGVSENMIIGINTEVIAGEGLIVTAGAIDCHVHFICPQLVHEAISSGITTLIGGGTGPAEGTRATTCTPAPSQMKMMLQSTDDFPLNFGFTGKGNGSKPEEIHEIIKAGAMGLKLHEDWGTTPAAIDSCLAVAELYDIQVNIHTDTLNESGFVEQTINAFKGRTIHTYHSEGAGGGHAPDIIKVCGVKNVLPSSTNPTRPYTSNTIDEHLDMLMVCHHLSKDIPEDVAFAESRIRAETIAAEDILHDTGAISIISSDSQAMGRIGEVICRTWQTAHKMKSQRGPLGPADSDNDNLRIKRYIAKYTINAAIANGIAEFVGSVEVGKLADLVLWKPSFFGAKPEMVIKGGEVTWANMGDANASIPTPEPVLSRPMFGAFGKAASANSIAFVSKAALDRGIKESYGLQKRVEAVGNTRNLTKLDMKLNNALPNIEVDPETYIVKADGEVLTCDAATTVPLSQNYFLF
- the LOC108460136 gene encoding urease isoform X4; protein product: MEDKMVPGDLIFKDGIISLNLGRKAVRLNVTNRGDRPVQVGSHYHFIEVNPYLVFDRRRAYGMRLNIRAGTATRFEPGESKPVVLVSIGGNKVIRGGNGIVDGPVDYNNIETVMETIRIEGYGNTEDADASEGLTGEDSDFTTTVSPEAYANMYGPTTGDKIRLGDTNLYAEIEWDFAIYGDECVFGGGKVIRDGMGQSCGHLPDKSLDIVITNAVIIDYTGIFKADIGVKNGCIVELGKAGNPDTMDGVSENMIIGINTEVIAGEGLIVTAGAIDCHVHFICPQLVHEAISSGITTLIGGGTGPAEGTRATTCTPAPSQMKMMLQSTDDFPLNFGFTGKGNGSKPEEIHEIIKAGAMGLKLHEDWGTTPAAIDSCLAVAELYDIQVNIHTDTLNESGFVEQTINAFKGRTIHTYHSEGAGGGHAPDIIKVCGVKNVLPSSTNPTRPYTSNTIDEHLDMLMVCHHLSKDIPEDVAFAESRIRAETIAAEDILHDTGAISIISSDSQAMGRIGEVICRTWQTAHKMKSQRGPLGPADSDNDNLRIKRYIAKYTINAAIANGIAEFVGSVEVGKLADLVLWKPSFFGAKPEMVIKGGEVTWANMGDANASIPTPEPVLSRPMFGAFGKAASANSIAFVSKAALDRGIKESYGLQKRVEAVGNTRNLTKLDMKLNNALPNIEVDPETYIVKADGEVLTCDAATTVPLSQNYFLF
- the LOC108460136 gene encoding urease isoform X2; protein product: MDIGQRLLGRRQVLPAVPHLLDSVQVEGTFPDGTKLITVHNVVNSENGDLHLALYGSFLPVPSPDKFLEMEDKMVPGDLIFKDGIISLNLGRKAVRLNVTNRGDRPVQVGSHYHFIEVNPYLVFDRRRAYGMRLNIRAGTATRFEPGESKPVVLVSIGGNKVIRGGNGIVDGPVDYNNIETVMETIRIEGYGNTEDADASEGLTGEDSDFTTTVSPEAYANMYGPTTGDKIRLGDTNLYAEIEWDFAIYGDECVFGGGKVIRDGMGQSCGHLPDKSLDIVITNAVIIDYTGIFKADIGVKNGCIVELGKAGNPDTMDGVSENMIIGINTEVIAGEGLIVTAGAIDCHVHFICPQLVHEAISSGITTLIGGGTGPAEGTRATTCTPAPSQMKMMLQSTDDFPLNFGFTGKGNGSKPEEIHEIIKAGAMGLKLHEDWGTTPAAIDSCLAVAELYDIQVNIHTDTLNESGFVEQTINAFKGRTIHTYHSEGAGGGHAPDIIKVCGVKNVLPSSTNPTRPYTSNTIDEHLDMLMVCHHLSKDIPEDVAFAESRIRAETIAAEDILHDTGAISIISSDSQAMGRIGEVICRTWQTAHKMKSQRGPLGPADSDNDNLRIKRYIAKYTINAAIANGIAEFVGSVEVGKLADLVLWKPSFFGAKPEMVIKGGEVTWANMGDANASIPTPEPVLSRPMFGAFGKAASANSIAFVSKAALDRGIKESYGLQKRVEAVGNTRNLTKLDMKLNNALPNIEVDPETYIVKADGEVLTCDAATTVPLSQNYFLF